The DNA sequence TTTCTTACGCTTTTTTCAGCATCATGTTCCGGATGTAGCGCACCGGGGCGCTGCCGTAGCTGAGAAACTGCTCGTTGAAGGCCTTCAGGTTGAACTGGCTACCCTGCTCCTTTTTCAGCTCCTGGCGCAGGTCGTAGATTTCGGTGTAGCCGGTGAAGTAGCTGGCCAGCTGCACCTGGCTCAGGGTGGCCCGCAGCCACTTGTTGGTAGCTTCCGACTTCTCCTGGAACCCGTCGCGCATCAGCTGGCTCACGATGCTGGCCTCGGAGGCGTTATCAACCTGGATTTCGTGGTCGATGATGGCGTTGATGGTCACGCGCATATTCCATTTATCCCAAATTAACCATATCTCGTCGGTGTTGCCGCCGTAGCCGCTTTCCAGCATCATGCGCTCGGCGTACACGGCCCAGCCCTCAATCATGGCCCCATTACCGAAGATGGACTTGATGAGCGAGGGTGAGCGGTTGGCGTACACCAGCTGGGTGTAGTGGCCCGGAATGGCCTCGTGAATGTTCAGAATCTGGAGCGTGTAGTCGTTGTACTCGCGCAGGTAGCTTTCCGATGCCGCGGCCGGCTGCCCGTCGAGCGGCTCCACGTTGTAGTAGGTGTCGGCCGCCTTGTCGTAGGGCCCGGGCGCCGACACGGAGGCCCCGGCCCCGCTGCCGCGCATGTAGAGCGGGGTTTCGCGCACCACCAGCGGCTTGGTCGGGTCCTGGGTTAGCAGCTTCTGGTCGTTCACGAACCTGACCAGGGTCGGAATCTGGGCCTTCACGGCCGCCACGAAGCCGGCCGGGGTGGCGTGCTTATCCGAGAGCCGGGCAATGACCTGCTTTACGGCCGCCAGCGAGTCGGTGGGCAGGGGCTGGCCGGCAAAGTACTTGGGCCAGAGGCGGGCGGCGCGGGTTTTCATGTCGCGCAGCAGCTCCTGCTTGTGGGCCAGGGCCTTGCGGTACACCTGGTCGGCGGAGTACGTGCTCTGAATGTCGTAGGAGAACTTCCGGTCGTAGAGGGCTTTGCCCAGGCGGAAGCTGCGGAACTTACCGGCCGGCAGCACCTCGTTCTGCAGAAAGGCAATGTAGTTCTGCAGCACCAGCCTGGTGGTGGCTACCCGGTCCTGGAAGTCCTTTTTCTCCCGCGCCGAAAGGCCCGAGCGGCCGAGCGAGTCGAGCAGTGCCGGGCCAAACACCTCCAGGGCGCCTTTGTTCTGCCGGATGGCCAGCTCGGTGTGCTCCCGGGTGGGGTTTTGGATGTTGTCCTCGGCGGCGGCGTAGTAGTCGGCCGCGCGGGATATTTTCAGGGAAATACTGCGCAGACGGCGGTCCAGGGGCTGGTAGCGGCCATTCAGAATCTCGGCCACCGACCCGCCCAGGTTGTAGTTGGCCGGGTTCCACTGCCAGTCGCGCAGGGTGTCGGCGTACCAGCGGGAGCTGTTCAGGTAGTTTTCAATCAGCCGGAAGTCGGTCTGGTTGTTCACCGACAGCTCGGCCACCGGAAACGTGGCCAGCTGCTGGCGCACCCGGGTCTGGGCGGCAGCTTCGGTCTGGCGGCGGCCGGCGTTGGGCACCACCAGCAGCGAGTCGTAGCGGTGGTAGCCCTGGCTGCTGGCCCACTCGGGGTTGTAGTACCAGAGCGAGTCGATAAACTGGGTTTTGAACCGCTCGAAGTTGCTGTCGGGCGTGGGTACGTCGGCCGTGCCGGCGTGCTGCTCGGGGCCGCAGCTGCCCAGCCACAGGGCCGTAGCGCAGCCCGCCGCTACTGCCAGCAGCCGGGGGGTAGAGGTGTTGGTCATGAAGAAAGTAGAGTAGGACAAAAAGGACAGGCAAGGTAGCCCACAACGCCCCTATTTCCGCCATGCCCGGCCCGGACGGCCGCAAAAGGCCCGGCGCGTTTCCGCCGCCGGGCCCTGTTTACTTACAACCGCTACTGAATCAGCAAATTAATACTGATATACCACAGCGTTAATATTCATCCCCGCCCCTACCGAGGCAAAAACGACGGTGTCGCCGGGGGCAATGTGCTGGCCGGGCAGCTGGCCTTTTTGCAGCAGATCGAGCAGCGTGGGGATGGTGGCTACCGAGCTGTTGCCCAGCCAGCCAATGGTCATCGGCATCAGCTCCAGATCGGGGCTGCCCGCGTCGTAGAGCTTGAAGAGGCGCTCCAGAATGGCAATGTCCATCTTCTCGTTGGCCTGGTGAATCAGCACCTTGCGCACCTGCGACAACGGCACCCGGGCCTTGTCCAGCGCCGTTTTGACCACCAGCGGCACCTGCTGCAACGCAAACTCGTAGAGGCGGCGGCCGTTCATTTTCATAAACCGGTCGGGGCCGGCGGCTTCCGCGGGCTCATACGACGGGCCCATGCTCAGCAGCTCGGCGTAGTCGACGGCGTGGGTTTGGGTGTGGTGGGCCAGAATGCCGCGCGGGCCGCCGTCGGGGCTGGCTTCCAGAATCACGGCGCCGCTGCCGTCGCTGTAGAGCATCGTGTCCCGGTCGTGGGCATCGACCACCCGCGAGAGGGTTTCGGTGCCGATGATGAGGCAGCGCCGCGCGTCGCCCGAGCGGATGTAGTAGTTGGCCTGAATCACGGCTTCCAGCCAGCCGGGGCAGCCAAAGGCCATGTCGTAGGCCACGCAGTTGGGGTTGCGAATACCCAGGCCGGCCTTGATGCGCGAGGCCAGGCTGGGCACCAGATCTACCCGGTTGCTGCCGGCCGTTACGTCCCCAAAATTATGGGCGACAATCAGGTAATCAAGCGTTTCGGGGTCGATGCCGGAGCTGGCCAGGGCATTGGCCGCCGCCGCCAGGCCCAGGTCGGAAGCCCGCTGGTCGAGCCGGGCGTAGCGCCGCTCCTGGATGCCGGTAATGGCCTGGAAGCGGTCCAGCACCGCC is a window from the Hymenobacter aquaticus genome containing:
- a CDS encoding DUF885 domain-containing protein yields the protein MSYSTFFMTNTSTPRLLAVAAGCATALWLGSCGPEQHAGTADVPTPDSNFERFKTQFIDSLWYYNPEWASSQGYHRYDSLLVVPNAGRRQTEAAAQTRVRQQLATFPVAELSVNNQTDFRLIENYLNSSRWYADTLRDWQWNPANYNLGGSVAEILNGRYQPLDRRLRSISLKISRAADYYAAAEDNIQNPTREHTELAIRQNKGALEVFGPALLDSLGRSGLSAREKKDFQDRVATTRLVLQNYIAFLQNEVLPAGKFRSFRLGKALYDRKFSYDIQSTYSADQVYRKALAHKQELLRDMKTRAARLWPKYFAGQPLPTDSLAAVKQVIARLSDKHATPAGFVAAVKAQIPTLVRFVNDQKLLTQDPTKPLVVRETPLYMRGSGAGASVSAPGPYDKAADTYYNVEPLDGQPAAASESYLREYNDYTLQILNIHEAIPGHYTQLVYANRSPSLIKSIFGNGAMIEGWAVYAERMMLESGYGGNTDEIWLIWDKWNMRVTINAIIDHEIQVDNASEASIVSQLMRDGFQEKSEATNKWLRATLSQVQLASYFTGYTEIYDLRQELKKEQGSQFNLKAFNEQFLSYGSAPVRYIRNMMLKKA
- a CDS encoding 3-oxoacyl-ACP synthase III family protein; protein product: MIQSIITATGSYIPDIVVRNEDFFSARFFTKEGTFITQEPAAVLDRFQAITGIQERRYARLDQRASDLGLAAAANALASSGIDPETLDYLIVAHNFGDVTAGSNRVDLVPSLASRIKAGLGIRNPNCVAYDMAFGCPGWLEAVIQANYYIRSGDARRCLIIGTETLSRVVDAHDRDTMLYSDGSGAVILEASPDGGPRGILAHHTQTHAVDYAELLSMGPSYEPAEAAGPDRFMKMNGRRLYEFALQQVPLVVKTALDKARVPLSQVRKVLIHQANEKMDIAILERLFKLYDAGSPDLELMPMTIGWLGNSSVATIPTLLDLLQKGQLPGQHIAPGDTVVFASVGAGMNINAVVYQY